One genomic region from Clarias gariepinus isolate MV-2021 ecotype Netherlands chromosome 20, CGAR_prim_01v2, whole genome shotgun sequence encodes:
- the LOC128508236 gene encoding C-type lectin domain family 4 member E-like: protein MIWIIQRTLRSKHRGDTACSKCYRLTAVCVVLLCVLLLTAVTVLWIKYNILYAKNSQLQTIYNNLIIERDQLQRERDGWRCFSSSLYFMSNEYKSWTESREDCKERGADLVIINSTEEQQFINTLVSSRRAWIGLSDRDTENKWKWVDDTPLITGFWGYTEPDSAAIDKNCVIIGDTPDPMRNWANYPCNNEFIWICEKTIFN, encoded by the exons GAGGAGACACTGCATGTAGCAAGTGTTACAgactgactgcagtgtgtgtggtgctgctgtgtgttctcctgctgaCTGCCGTCACAGTGCTGTGGATCAAATACAACATCCTGTATGCAAAAAACAGCCAGCTACAGACCATTTACAACAACTTGattatagagagagaccagttacagagggagagagatggat GGAGGTGTTTCAGCTCCAGTCTTTATTTCATGTCTAATGAATACAAGAGCTGGACTGAGAGCAGAGAGGACTGCAAAGAGAGaggagcagacctggtgatcataaacagcaCAGAGGAAcag CAGTTTATCAATACACTGGTGAGCAGCAGAAGAGCTTGGATTGGTTTGagtgacagagacacagagaacaAGTGGAAGTGGGTGGACGATACACCACTGATCACTGG CTTTTGGGGATATACAGAACCCGACAGTGCTGCAATAGATAAGAACTGTGTTATAATTGGTGATACGCCTGATCCTATGAGAAACTGGGCTAATTATCCCTGTAATAATGAGTTTATTTGGATCTGTGAAAAGACAATCTTTAACTGA